The segment CAAACGGGTTCCATGGCCGACATTGCCTTTTTGATGCTGACTTTTTTTCTGATGACTACCCAGATCACCAACCATATAGGATTAGCCCTTGTTTTGCCACAACCCAATAATGTTCTGGCAGCACCTGTACACAAGCGAAATTTATTTACCGTACAGGTAAACGCTGCCAACCGGTTTCTGGTAAATGGAGAAGTGAGAACGGAATTGGATGGGCTGCGCGAAGAGATTAAAATCTTTGTGTTAAATAACGGGCGAGATGTAACCCGTTCTGATAATCCTGAAAAAGCGGTAGTGTCACTGAAGGCCGACCGGGGAACTACCCATCGTGCATACATCTATGCGCTGGATGAAATCCAGGCTGCGTATTATGAACTTTATGCTGAACAGGCTGGAATCTCAGCTGAAGCATTCAGAAAGCTTGACCTGGGCCGCCATGCCGACCGGGTACTGTATGAAAAAGGAAGGAAAGGAATACCGATGAATATTTCGATTGCCGAGTTGTAAATCAAGCCGACTCAATCTCGCGTTAGTTGTTATAGGATGACGATAGCGATTGTCATCGCGGCCGCAGAACAATAGCCGCAATTACAGAATTTTATCAAATCAAATCTTAGGATCAAACTTGTCAAAAACGATTTTTGCTATTAAAGAGATCGCGGGTCAAGCCCGCAATGACAAAAAGCCCGGCCATTTCTGAACCGGGCTTCCACTGTCAACATAACCAACCCATTACTCTTGCTTACCACCAAGCATTAATAGCTCATTCACATTAATCTCGGTAATGTAGCGCTTCTCACCCTTATCGGTTTCGTAATCACGGTGCACCAACCTGCCTTCAATGCAAACTTCCTGTCCTTTTTTCAGGTACTTTTCAGCAATACCGGCCAGGTTTCCCCAAATCACTACATTGTGCCATTGGGTATCTTCTACTTTCTCACCCTTTGCATTCTTGTACGAATCGGAAGTAGCGATGGAGAAGGTAGCCTTCTTCTTGTCGCCAAACTCTTTCACTTCGGGGTCTTTGCCTAAACGACCGATCAACTGCACGCTGTTTCTCAAACTTTTCATAACTGTATTATTTATTGGTTTAACATACACATCTATATCACGCTTCGATAGGCTCAGCATGACTACCAACCGGTTAATGTCGATTGACGATGCAAAGGTGTGGGGAGAAAAAAACCGAACTCGTATGATAATCGCTTACTTTCGGTTATATTCGTTTGTAAACGTTTATAAACGGATCAAGAAAAATGGAAAAACACTCAAATTATGGCTAAAACAGAGGAAAAGGTTTGTTTGGAGTGTGGCGAAAAAATTAAAGGCCGGGCGGATAAAAAATTCTGTTCCGACCAGTGCCGCATCAGTTATAACAATAAACTCAATAGCGATGAGACCAATTATGTGCGCAACGTGAACAACATTTTACGCAAAAACAGACGCATACTAATGGCACTTAACCCTACCGGCAAAACACGGGTAAGCCGTGAAAAACTTAATGAAAAAGGATTTGATTTTGGCTACTTTACCAGCCAGTATAAAACTAAGGAAGGTGCCCTTTATTATTACTGTTACGAACAAGGCTATCTTGAAATGGATAAGAATTACTTCCTGTTGGTGGTGAAGAAAGAATTATAACTCAAAATGCTGATCTGATGAACCAACCCTTCATTACCAACGATGCCACAGTACTGGGCATGCTCCTGGTCATCCTGGCCTTTGTTGTCAAAACGGCCAGCAGCGATCAGGAAGCCCTTGATAAAAAAATAATGCTACCTAAAACTTAAAAAGTTAGCCCATTGAAAACACTTAATATTATTTCCAGCCCACGCAACATTTCAACTGCATTGATGTACTCTTTTGCCCATCGCACCGACACAGAAGTTGTGGATGAGCCTTTTTATGCTGTGTATTTTATCAAAACGGGTATCGTTCACCCAGGGCGGGAAGAAGTGTTAAAAGAGCAACCTCATAACGAAGAAGATGTATTGAAAGACCTTTTCGGGGTACATAACAAACCAGTCTTTTTCATAAAAAACATGGCGCATCACCTTGAAGTATTGGAAAGTTTTCCGTTTGAACACTGTGAAAACATTTTTCTGATTCGCAACCCAAAACAAATTATTGCCAGTTATGCACAGGTTATTGATCTGCCGGTCATGCGCGATATAGGCATTGAATACCAGTACAACCTCTTTGAAAGACTCAAGGCTTTGGGGCAAAATCCGCTGGTGCTGGATTCAGGACTCTTGCTTGAAAACCCCGAAGCCGTATTAACCAATCTTTGTCACAACCTTAAAATCCCCTTTGAGCGTTCCATGTTAACGTGGGCGGCAGGCCCTAAACCTTACGATGGTGTATGGGCACCCTATTGGTATGCCAATGTTCATAAATCAACCGGTTTTGAAAAGCAACCGACCAGCGAACGACCATTACCAGAACATTTGACAACTTTATACTTGGAGGCAAAAAAGTATTACGAAAAATTACTACCTTTTGCCCTGAGACCCTGATTTACGTTATTTCTGTCTTTCTCCCCCAAAGACAATAACCGTTAGATCTCTTTAATTTTTTCTGTCACATTTTTTTAAAGGAGTATGCTTCAATCGTATAACCCTAAAAATGCCAATATTAAAATTCATGTAGGTGGCAAATTACTGCCGCGCGAAGAGGCTAAAGTTTCGGTGTTTGATAGTTCGGTACAAGGTGGTGACGCAGTATGGGAAGGTTTACGGGTTTATAATGGAGGTATTTTTTGTCTCGACAAACACCTCGATCGGTTGGAAGCTTCGGCACATACGCTTGCGTTTGCCAACGTTCCATCCCGTAATGAAATAAAAAAAGCAATTTTTGAAACCCTGCAAGCCAACGGCATGCGCGATGAAGCCCACATCCGGTTAACGCTTACCCGTGGAGAAAAGGTAACGTCTGGTATGGATCCGCGGCTAAATACCAAAGGCTGTTGCCTGATTGTACTGGCCGAATGGAAACCGTTAGTCTATAATAACGACCAGGGCATTCGGGTTATCACCTCTTCACAGCGAAGGAACAATCCACAATTCCTGGATTCAAAAATCCATCACAACAACCTGCTGAATAATATACTCGCTAAAATACAGGCCAATGTTGCCGGTGCCGATGCGGCCATCATGCTCGACCATAACGGCTTTGTTGCCGAGTTGAACGATACCAATTTATTCATGGTAAAAGCCGGGCAGGTGTATACTCCGTTTGCCGATGCCTGCCTGCACGGCATAACCCGTGGATTAGTTTTAGAACTATGCCACACCTCAGGCATTACGGTTGAGGAGCGTAACCTTTCCCTCACCGAGTTTTACACAGCCGATGAAGTATTTGCCACCGGCACGATGGGCGAACTTACGCCTGTACATGAAATTGATGGAAGGAAAATAGTTAACCGATCAGGAAAAAAAATACTGCAAACGCTACAGCAGGGCTTTCAAACACTAATTCCAAAATATTCTGAAAAACTACCTTTTTGATTATGAGCACAGGTCGCAAAATTGAAAAACTAAAATTCCACTCCACCGAAAAATGGGAAACCCTTCGGGGCTTTAAAGGTGGCGATGGACAGCGGTATGCTATCTCCAACTTCGGTCGTGTTGTTTCCTTTTGGGGCACTTACGACAATGGTTATTTTTTGAAATACAGCTACATCAAAAATTACCCGGGCATCCAACTGCGTAAAGATGGGGCCAGCAAAGGCTTCCTGGTCCATCGGTTGGTTGCCCAGCATTTTTGTGACAAACCAAGTGCAGCACACCGGTTTGTCATTCACCTGGACCATAAGAAGGAAAACAATTACTACCGGAATTTAAAGTGGGTAACCAAAGATGACATGCATGCCCACATGGTTAAGGACCCGAACTACATTAAATCAAAAGCCGAGTACAGTGGCCGCGGGCAAAAGCTAACCACCGATCGTGTGAAGCTTATTAAGCGCAAATTGGCTGAAGGTAAAACCCGCATGAAAATTATTGCAAAACAATTTGGCATTTCAGAAATGCAACTTTACAGGATTAAATCGGGGGTAAACTGGGCCCATGTAAAAATCTGACCTTCGTATTCACAATGAAAAAAAATCTCACTATTCTATTCTCGTTTATCCTCTTTGCTGTCCATGCACAGGTTTTAACACCTTCAAAACCTGAATCAAATGGTATTTCGCCCGAACGCTTAAAGCGTATCGATCAAATGATAAACGAACTAATTGAATCAAAATCCATTCCCGGAGCAGTGGTGTTGATTGCCCGCAACGGAAAAATTGTTTATCACCAGGCGTATGGCTATAGTGACATCGATTCCAGAAAACCAATGCAGAAAGACAACATCTTCCGTATCGCTTCACAAAGCAAGGCTATTGCCAGTTTAGCGGCAATGATCTTGTGGGAAGAAGGAAAGTTTCAACTGGATGATCCTGTTTCACGTTATATCCCGGAATTCAAAAACCCTACAGTACTAAAATCTTTTAATGCTGCCGACAGCAGCTACACAACCGAACCCGCTGGTAAAGAAATTACAATACGACATCTGCTCACTCATACTTCAGGTATTGATTATGCCGCCATCGGCAGTAACGAGTTCAAAGCAATTTATGCAAAAGCTGGTGTGCCCAGCGGCATTGGTAACGATGGTGATGTGCTTGGTGATAAAATTAAAATACTGGCAAGATTGCCTTTAAAACATAAGCCCGGTGAGCGATGGACCTACGGTTTAAATATTGATGTGATCGGCTACCTGGTTGAACTATGGTCGGGTATGCCGTTCGATCAGTTTTTAAAGAAACGGGTATTCGATCCGTTGGGCATGAAAGATACCTGGTTCTATTTACCAAAAGACAAACACGATCGGCTTGTTACCTTGTATTCCGATCAGAGCGGTAAGCTTGCACGTCAGGTAGCGCCTGTTTATGATAACGTTAACCCCGATTATCCGAAAAGCAACGGAAAATATTTTTCAGGGGGAGCCGGGTTATCCTCAACCGTTGAGGATTACGCGAAGTTTCTTCAAATGTTTCTCAACAAAGGGCAGTACAATGGTGTACGAATCCTGAGTCGGAAAACCGTTGAACTTATACTCACCAATCAACTGTACGTGCCCGATGCCAATCCCTTTGGGTTGGCTTTTGGTTTAGAGACAGAAAGTAATGATTATCAATCCATTGTGTCCATAGGCTCATTCAGTTGGGGCGGGGCATTTAATACCCACTACTGGGCCGACCCGAAAGAACAACTCATTGGCATTATCTATACCAATATGTATAACTCTTCCCAGTGGAGTATTGGAGGTAAATTTAAAGTGCTGACCTATCAATCAATAAATGATTGATGGTGCTACTTTTGTGCCTGCACGTTGCCTATGGATATCACAGCCGTAACTCAGAAAGAAAATAAACTCTACACAACAGCACTGCTATTAGCGGTATTTACCATCCTCTATAATCTTGTTGAAGGCATTATCGCCACCTGGTTTGGCTATGAGGATGAAACCTTAACCTTATTCGGATTTGGGGTAGATAGTTTTATTGAACTTATTTCAGGAATAGGTATCATGCACATGATTCTTCGCATTCGCCATAATCCAACCGCAAGCCGTGATGGTTTTGAACGCACAGCTTTGCGCATAACCGGTACCGCGTTTTACCTGCTGGTTGCCGGCCTAATCATCGGGGCAAGCATCGTAATCTATACCGGACAAAAACCGGAAACAACCTTTTGGGGCGTGATCATTTCAGGCATAAGCATTTTAGTAATGCTTGCGCTTATTTATGGTAAACGCAAAGTTGGAAATGCCCTGCACAGCGAAGCCATCCTGGCCGATGCCAATTGCACGCTGGTGTGTGTATACATGTCCATTATCTTGTTGGTCTCAAGCGGACTGTACGAACTCACCAACCTGCCCTACATTGATGCAGCCGGCACACTTGGCCTGGCGTGGTTCTCGTACAAAGAAGGAAAGGAATGCTTTGAAAAGGCAAGCAGCGATAAGTACTGCGCGTGCGATCATGACTAGTGCTTCCAACGGAGTTTAAGCACGAGCAGGAAAGACGCCAACACTAAGGTTACCATGTTTGCAATAATTACAGGTATGTCCATAATGAGTAACCCGTAGGCTAACCATAACAAAACACCGGTACAAAAAATAGAAAACATCCCAAGCGATAAATCCTTAGCCGACCTGCTTTTCCAGGTTTTAACAACCTGCGGAATAAAGGCAGCTGTAGTACAGGAACCCGCCACTAATCCCAAAAGCTGAATGGTATTCATATTGCGATTTATTTAATACCACAAAGTAACGGGGAATAGCACTTAACGTTGCCCCCATGTAGGATTTTCCACCGTACAGTCAATGAAAACGATTGCAGGGGGAATATTACAAATCTGCTTTCTTTAGCCGCAGATAACTAAAATAGTTGAACAAAAAAGCCCACACCAGTGCTATAGCTACAGACTGCAGGCTAACATAATCCTGAATCTGCTGAAACGCATACCGTGCGAAAGGCATGGGCACTAAATTCATAATTGATTCCAACGGAAAGAATTTGATCAACCACGGAACATAGTCATCAATATTCTCTTTAATAATAAGTTCAATCAGGTAAGAATTCAACAATAAGATAATACTCAGGCCAGATCGTTGAACAAAAATGCCCAGCATTAAGGCAAACGATAAAAAAGCAAAAACTTCAAGGAAGTATGCCGGGTAAAATTCCACTCCTTGAAACATGTAGTCCATATTCAGGTGACTGGAGTAAATAAGTCCGGTGACGAGTGCCACAAGAAACACCAATACCATACTTAATGCACTTAACAAAAAATTCGTGTATATCTTGGATAAAAGAAATTCTTTACGACTTAAGCCGTCAATAATATTCTGGCGGATGGTACGGTAAGAATATTCATTTGTGATAGAGATCATCACCATAATGGCAATCATGATCTTCAGCAAACCGCTGCTCCAGGCCAGGTTTTGCCACACATCCGGGAAATGATAAAGAGGAATGCGCTTAATGTTAATGGATTGGCCAAACCCTTCAACCGTGCGGGCAAGCCATTTCAAAAACTCCATGCCACTGGCCGTTGTGGTGAGGAGCGTAAAGAAATACAATCCACAAATAATCCAAAAGGTACGGTAACTGGTAAGTTTTTTTAAATCTATTCTAAGCAGTTGTAGCATATGTATCCAGCTTAATGTGCCTCAGCAAGTATTTCCAGAAATTGCTTCTCCAGGCTTTTCTTCTTTGTAACCAGGTGGTTGGCCATTATACCTTTTTCAAACAAAAACCTGTTTAACTCTTTTCCATGATGGCCCTCGCGCATGGTTACCTGGTAAACACCATTTTCGCGATTAACAGAGGATGTGCCTGGGAATGTCAACAATATCTCATTCAGGTTTTCTACTTCCGCATTTACCTCTACCGTTTCTGAACCCTTTCCAACATCATCTACAGGACCGGTGTATACCATGTTGCCACGCTTAAGGATGGCAAAATGTGTACAAACCTTTTGCACTTCATCCAGCAGGTGACTGGCCAGAATAATGGTTTTGCCATTCGCTGCAATCTTTCTGATGATGTCCCTGATCTCGGCAATACCCATAGGATCAAGTCCGTTGGTAGGCTCATCCAAAATGAGAACCGTAGGATCATTGAGCAAGGCCGAGGCAATGGCAAGCCGCTGCTTCATACCCAATGAATAGGTTTTGTATTTATCGTCCTTGCGTTCAGTAAGTTCAACCAGTTCCAGCACCCTCGGAATATTTTCCACCGGGCACTGCTTGATCATGGCATTGAGTTCAAGGTTCTTTTGTCCGCTGAGGTAAGGATAAAAAATGGGGTGCTCCAATACTGCCCCGATTTTTCTGCGCAACTGAGGGGTTGGCTCTTCACCAAACCACAAAAACTTTCCGGAAGTTGGGTTTGTAACCCCCATGAGCATACCTAAGGTAGTGGTTTTACCACTGCCGTTGGGGCCAAGCATACCAAACACCTGACCTTTTTGTACTTCAAGTTTCAGGTTGTTTACAGCCTTTATTCTGCCAAAATGCTTGGAGAGATCTTGAATGGAGAGAACAGTTTCCAATGCTTTACGATTTAAAGATTCGTGAATACATTAATGATCATCACCTTCTTTGTCGCCCTCTTTACGCTTTGCATTACGGTCGGCAAAGTTTTTAATTTTTTTGCCCACATCTGTACTCTCGTCCAGTGTTTTATAAAGGGTTGTTACTTTATCTAACGCAATGCTGCCCACCAGGTCAAGTACATACAAACTGGTTGAATCGTTAACCAGCACCACCATACCCTTTGTTTTTCCGGCCTTTTCTTTTAAGAGTATATCAAAATTTCTTCCCTGATAGCGTGTAGTCATGCCCTCTTCAAAAGCTTCGGCAATATAGTCTGACTTAAGTTTGTTGTAATCTTTGGTCGTAAATCGATTCTCCTTATCGATCATCAGGAACTTCATCTTTTCAATATC is part of the Cyclobacteriaceae bacterium genome and harbors:
- a CDS encoding biopolymer transporter ExbD; the protein is MSHPYTHTRPELQTGSMADIAFLMLTFFLMTTQITNHIGLALVLPQPNNVLAAPVHKRNLFTVQVNAANRFLVNGEVRTELDGLREEIKIFVLNNGRDVTRSDNPEKAVVSLKADRGTTHRAYIYALDEIQAAYYELYAEQAGISAEAFRKLDLGRHADRVLYEKGRKGIPMNISIAEL
- a CDS encoding single-stranded DNA-binding protein; the protein is MKSLRNSVQLIGRLGKDPEVKEFGDKKKATFSIATSDSYKNAKGEKVEDTQWHNVVIWGNLAGIAEKYLKKGQEVCIEGRLVHRDYETDKGEKRYITEINVNELLMLGGKQE
- a CDS encoding sulfotransferase family protein; translated protein: MKTLNIISSPRNISTALMYSFAHRTDTEVVDEPFYAVYFIKTGIVHPGREEVLKEQPHNEEDVLKDLFGVHNKPVFFIKNMAHHLEVLESFPFEHCENIFLIRNPKQIIASYAQVIDLPVMRDIGIEYQYNLFERLKALGQNPLVLDSGLLLENPEAVLTNLCHNLKIPFERSMLTWAAGPKPYDGVWAPYWYANVHKSTGFEKQPTSERPLPEHLTTLYLEAKKYYEKLLPFALRP
- a CDS encoding aminotransferase class IV, with protein sequence MLQSYNPKNANIKIHVGGKLLPREEAKVSVFDSSVQGGDAVWEGLRVYNGGIFCLDKHLDRLEASAHTLAFANVPSRNEIKKAIFETLQANGMRDEAHIRLTLTRGEKVTSGMDPRLNTKGCCLIVLAEWKPLVYNNDQGIRVITSSQRRNNPQFLDSKIHHNNLLNNILAKIQANVAGADAAIMLDHNGFVAELNDTNLFMVKAGQVYTPFADACLHGITRGLVLELCHTSGITVEERNLSLTEFYTADEVFATGTMGELTPVHEIDGRKIVNRSGKKILQTLQQGFQTLIPKYSEKLPF
- a CDS encoding helix-turn-helix domain-containing protein, producing the protein MSTGRKIEKLKFHSTEKWETLRGFKGGDGQRYAISNFGRVVSFWGTYDNGYFLKYSYIKNYPGIQLRKDGASKGFLVHRLVAQHFCDKPSAAHRFVIHLDHKKENNYYRNLKWVTKDDMHAHMVKDPNYIKSKAEYSGRGQKLTTDRVKLIKRKLAEGKTRMKIIAKQFGISEMQLYRIKSGVNWAHVKI
- a CDS encoding beta-lactamase family protein — translated: MKKNLTILFSFILFAVHAQVLTPSKPESNGISPERLKRIDQMINELIESKSIPGAVVLIARNGKIVYHQAYGYSDIDSRKPMQKDNIFRIASQSKAIASLAAMILWEEGKFQLDDPVSRYIPEFKNPTVLKSFNAADSSYTTEPAGKEITIRHLLTHTSGIDYAAIGSNEFKAIYAKAGVPSGIGNDGDVLGDKIKILARLPLKHKPGERWTYGLNIDVIGYLVELWSGMPFDQFLKKRVFDPLGMKDTWFYLPKDKHDRLVTLYSDQSGKLARQVAPVYDNVNPDYPKSNGKYFSGGAGLSSTVEDYAKFLQMFLNKGQYNGVRILSRKTVELILTNQLYVPDANPFGLAFGLETESNDYQSIVSIGSFSWGGAFNTHYWADPKEQLIGIIYTNMYNSSQWSIGGKFKVLTYQSIND
- a CDS encoding cation transporter yields the protein MDITAVTQKENKLYTTALLLAVFTILYNLVEGIIATWFGYEDETLTLFGFGVDSFIELISGIGIMHMILRIRHNPTASRDGFERTALRITGTAFYLLVAGLIIGASIVIYTGQKPETTFWGVIISGISILVMLALIYGKRKVGNALHSEAILADANCTLVCVYMSIILLVSSGLYELTNLPYIDAAGTLGLAWFSYKEGKECFEKASSDKYCACDHD
- a CDS encoding SemiSWEET family sugar transporter; this encodes MNTIQLLGLVAGSCTTAAFIPQVVKTWKSRSAKDLSLGMFSIFCTGVLLWLAYGLLIMDIPVIIANMVTLVLASFLLVLKLRWKH
- a CDS encoding ABC transporter permease subunit; its protein translation is MLQLLRIDLKKLTSYRTFWIICGLYFFTLLTTTASGMEFLKWLARTVEGFGQSINIKRIPLYHFPDVWQNLAWSSGLLKIMIAIMVMISITNEYSYRTIRQNIIDGLSRKEFLLSKIYTNFLLSALSMVLVFLVALVTGLIYSSHLNMDYMFQGVEFYPAYFLEVFAFLSFALMLGIFVQRSGLSIILLLNSYLIELIIKENIDDYVPWLIKFFPLESIMNLVPMPFARYAFQQIQDYVSLQSVAIALVWAFLFNYFSYLRLKKADL
- a CDS encoding ABC transporter ATP-binding protein translates to METVLSIQDLSKHFGRIKAVNNLKLEVQKGQVFGMLGPNGSGKTTTLGMLMGVTNPTSGKFLWFGEEPTPQLRRKIGAVLEHPIFYPYLSGQKNLELNAMIKQCPVENIPRVLELVELTERKDDKYKTYSLGMKQRLAIASALLNDPTVLILDEPTNGLDPMGIAEIRDIIRKIAANGKTIILASHLLDEVQKVCTHFAILKRGNMVYTGPVDDVGKGSETVEVNAEVENLNEILLTFPGTSSVNRENGVYQVTMREGHHGKELNRFLFEKGIMANHLVTKKKSLEKQFLEILAEAH
- a CDS encoding DUF4252 domain-containing protein translates to MKHSILSLLFTLASITLSAQSKTTENLQQRYSGSFSLYFYQNTLRMLNQSESKEFDELIKDIEKMKFLMIDKENRFTTKDYNKLKSDYIAEAFEEGMTTRYQGRNFDILLKEKAGKTKGMVVLVNDSTSLYVLDLVGSIALDKVTTLYKTLDESTDVGKKIKNFADRNAKRKEGDKEGDDH